A genome region from Brassica oleracea var. oleracea cultivar TO1000 chromosome C2, BOL, whole genome shotgun sequence includes the following:
- the LOC106326247 gene encoding transmembrane emp24 domain-containing protein p24delta8-like isoform X1 produces the protein MDLLRRSLVCLLIVALFSPTALSMQFELRSGQMKCISEDIHEKSISVGKYFIVNPNEDHPLPDSHKITAKMVSPKWNALHEAVKVEAGEFSFTAFETGDYFTCISAVDHKPQTTLTIDFVWTSGVHSAASKDWSKVPKRSQVKMMELSVKRLFDTVESIHDEMYYLRDREAEMQELNRSTNSKMAWFSFLSLGFSLSVAGLQFWHLKSFFEKKKLI, from the exons ATGGATCTTCTTCGTAGGAGCTTGGTTTGTCTTTTGATCGTTGCGTTATTTTCTCCTACAGCACTATCAATGCAGTTCGAGCTTCGTTCTGGCCAGATGAAATGCATATCGGAGGATATTCACGAAAAGTCCATCAGCGTTGGCAAATACTTCATTGTAAACCCTAACGAAGATCATCCTCTTCCTGATTCTCACAAAATCACCGCCAAG ATGGTGTCGCCAAAATGGAATGCGCTGCACGAAGCTGTTAAGGTAGAGGCTGGAGAGTTCTCGTTTACTGCGTTTGAAACCGGTGATTACTTTACGTGCATCTCAGCCGTTGATCATAAGCCGCAGACGACGTTGACCATTGATTTTGTTTGGACGTCTGGTGTTCACTCTGCTGCCTCCAAGGATTGGTCTAAAGTGCCAAAGAGGAGCCAAGTCAAA ATGATGGAGTTGTCGGTTAAGAGGCTATTCGACACTGTTGAGTCCATCCACGATGAGATGTATTATCTTCGTGATAG GGAAGCAGAAATGCAAGAGTTGAATAGATCCACAAATTCGAAAATGGCGTGGTTTAGTTTCTTGTCACTTGGGTTTAGTTTATCGGTAGCTGGTTTACAGTTTTGGCACTTGAAATCTTTCTTCGAGAAAAAGAAACTCATCTAA
- the LOC106326247 gene encoding transmembrane emp24 domain-containing protein p24delta8-like isoform X2 — protein sequence MDLLRRSLVCLLIVALFSPTALSMQFELRSGQMKCISEDIHEKSISVGKYFIVNPNEDHPLPDSHKITAKMVSPKWNALHEAVKVEAGEFSFTAFETGDYFTCISAVDHKPQTTLTIDFVWTSGVHSAASKDWSKVPKRSQVKMMELSVKRLFDTVESIHDEMYYLRDRNARVE from the exons ATGGATCTTCTTCGTAGGAGCTTGGTTTGTCTTTTGATCGTTGCGTTATTTTCTCCTACAGCACTATCAATGCAGTTCGAGCTTCGTTCTGGCCAGATGAAATGCATATCGGAGGATATTCACGAAAAGTCCATCAGCGTTGGCAAATACTTCATTGTAAACCCTAACGAAGATCATCCTCTTCCTGATTCTCACAAAATCACCGCCAAG ATGGTGTCGCCAAAATGGAATGCGCTGCACGAAGCTGTTAAGGTAGAGGCTGGAGAGTTCTCGTTTACTGCGTTTGAAACCGGTGATTACTTTACGTGCATCTCAGCCGTTGATCATAAGCCGCAGACGACGTTGACCATTGATTTTGTTTGGACGTCTGGTGTTCACTCTGCTGCCTCCAAGGATTGGTCTAAAGTGCCAAAGAGGAGCCAAGTCAAA ATGATGGAGTTGTCGGTTAAGAGGCTATTCGACACTGTTGAGTCCATCCACGATGAGATGTATTATCTTCGTGATAG AAATGCAAGAGTTGAATAG